GGCAGCGCCACGCAGATTCGCGAAGTCGCCGCGCGCTTGATCGAACGTTATCCCTCGCTGAATGTCGTGATCAACAATGCCGGCATCATGCCATTCGACGACGCCGGCGGCGCGCTCGACGACGAGCAGGCCGTACGTCTCGTCGAGACGAACCTGCTCGGGCCCGTGCGCGTGAGCGCCGCGTTCGTTGACCATCTGAAGCGCCAGTCCGAGGCGTACATCGTCAACAACAGCTCCGTGCTCGCGTATGTGCCGCTTGCGGCCACCGCGCTGTACTCCGCGACCAAGGCGGCGATTCATTCGTACACACTTTCGCAACGCTTCGCACTGCGTGATACCAGCGTGAAGGTGCTCGAGATCGCGCCGCCCTGGGTCGACACGGACCTCGTTCACAAGAGCGGCGACCCGCGCGCCATGCCGCTCGACGCCTTCATTGCCGAAACGCTGAAGCTGCTTGAAACCGCGACGACCGAGGTCGTAGTCGATGCGGCGAAACCCATGCGCGATAACGCTGGCCCCAACGAACACGCTTTCGTCGAGCAGTTCAACCAGTTCGTTGTCGACAACCCGATTCCCGTTGCCTGAGAGGAGCGCAGCCATGACCACCGCAATCGAAGAAAAGAACACGGCGTTCGTGCTCGACGCGCTCGATACGCTGTTCAACAAGAAGGACTACGAGAAGGCCGCGCAGTTCTGGTCCGATGCGTATGTGCAGCACAGCCGGCACGTTCCCGCTGGACGCGACGGGCTGTTCGGCCTCGTGCGCTCGCTCAGCGATATTCGTTTCGAGTACGACATGGTGATCGCCAAAGACGACTTCGTCTGGGTACACAGCCGCTACACGAGTTCGGCCACGCCCGCCGCCATGATCGCCCTGGATATCTTGCGCATCGAGGACGGCAAGCTCGTCGAGCATTGGGACGTGCTGCAGGACGAGCCCACGCGCAGCGAGTCCGCCGGCGGCTACCCGATGTTCGGCAACACATTCCCGGACGAGCAATAACGTTCGCGGCAACCGCTGCAGACAAGGAAAACGCAATGAGTACTCTGCTCGCACAGGCCGTAGCGGCGCACGGTGGAATCGACAACTGGAAGAAGCTGCGCACCGCTTCGGCCACCCTCGATATCGGCGGCGCCATTTGGCACCTCAAAGGCCAGCCTGATATGTTCCGCAATATCGCGCTCGTGGCCAGCCTGACACGCCAGCACGTTTCGGTCATGGCGCCGCAATCCGGCTGGCAGGGCACGTTCACGCCGGATGCCGTGCGCATCGAGTCGCTTGAAGGTCACGCCACCGAAGAGCGGCGCGCACCGCGAGACTTTTATCACGGCCATGCTCAGGACACCTCATGGGATCGTCTGCACGCGCTGTACTTCACCGGCTACGCGCTCTGGACCTATCTGACGATCCCGTTTCTCTATACGTACCCCGGCTTCCATACGGAAGAACTGCCTGAATGGGAAGAGAACGGCGAAGTCTGGCGACGACTGAAGGTCACGTTTCCCGATACGATTGCCAGTCACACCCGCGAGCAGATTTCGTACTTCGGCGACGATGGTCTGCTGCGCCGCCACGACTATACCGTCGACGTGATGGGCGGCGCGCCAGGCGCGAACTATGCGTCGGACTATCGTGAGGTGAACGGCGTGATGCTGCCGACGACGCGGCGCGTGTTTGCCTACGACGAGGCGAGGCGCAAGGTCGGCGAGCCGTTGCTCGTGTCGATCGACTTTCGCACGATCGAGTTCGGCGCGGCGTAAGCGTGACCTTCAACCCCGTACGGGATTACCATGGGCAACGTGAATAGCGGCATCGCGCGTCGACTCCATCTGGCCGAACTATCGCTGCAGGAGGTCACTCCCATGTCCAGCCCATCGCCTGTCCGTATCGCCATTCTCGACGACTATCAGAACGCCGCGCTCGAAATGGCGGACTGGTCGCCGTTGAAAGGTCGCGCGGAGATCACCGTTTTCAACGACCACGTCGCGCAACCCGACCAGGTCGTCGAGCGCTTCAAACCGTTCGACGTGCTATGCGTGATGCGCGAGCGCACGCCGCTCACGCGCGAGATCATCGAGCGCCTGCCCAATCTCAAGCTGATCGCCTCGACCGGCCCGGGCAACGCCTCGATCGACATGGACGCGGCGGCCGAGCGCGACATCAAGGTGGCCGACACCGGATACTGGTCCACCCACACCATCGAATTCACGTGGGCGATGATTCTGGCCATGGCCCGCAATCTGACCGTCGAGAACCGGTCGGTGCGCGAGGGCGGCTGGCAGACCCGGCTCGGCACGGAACTCTCGGGCAAGACGCTTGGCCTGCTGGGTCTGGGCCGTGTCGGTTCCGCGGTCGGGGTGATCGGCCAGGCGTTCAGGATGAACGTGATCGCCTGGAGCCAGAACCTGAGCGCCGAGCGCGCGGAGTCGAAAGGCGTCCAGCGGGTCGACAAGGAGACGCTGTTCTCCAGCTCGGACTTTCTCTCGATCCACGTTCGCCTGAGCGAGCGCACGCGAGGTCTGGTCGGCGTGGCGGAACTCGCGAAAATGAAGCCCACGAGCCGCATCGTCAATACGTCGCGCGGCCCGATCGTCGATGTCGCAGCGCTTCTTGCCGCCGTGAAAAACGGAAAGATCGCGGGCGCCGCCCTCGATGTGTACGACACCGAACCGCTGGCGCCGGACGACCCGCTGCGCAGCACGGACAACGTGCTCGTCACACCGCATATCGGCTACGTGACACGCGAGATGTACCAGACCTTCTACGGCGATACGGTGCGTAATATCGTCGAATGGCTCGACCAGGCGTAACCGCCCGCCAGGCGGCGACCCGCGGCCGATTATTGACCGGATTGGAATGCCGCTTTCAGCGCACCCCTCTTTCTCCCTCCCCGGACGTTGCCTACAGTAGCTTCAGGTTCCGCGGGGCAACAAGCAGGCACTCCCGGCCAGCTTGCCGCCCGCTCCCTGAAAGGACACGTTCATGCGTCAGGAAACGCTCTACTTCGACGACCTCAAGGTCGGCGACACCTTCACCACCGGCACGCACGAAGTCGGCGCCGCCGACATCAGACGCTTCGCCGCGGAGTTCGATCCGCAGCCGTTCCATCTCGACGATGAAGCGGCCCGCAAGACGATGTTCGGCTCACTGGCCGCGAGCGGCTGGCATACGGCGGCGATGACGATGCGTCTGCTCGTCGACGACGGCCCGAAGCTCGCCAACGGCGTGCTCGGCGCCGGTTGCGAGATCGAGTGGAAGATGCCGACGCGCCCCGGCGACGTGCTGCATGTCGAAAGCGAAGTGATGGAGCGGATCCCTTCGCGCTCGCGCACCGATCTCGGCACCCTCGTGCTGCGTTCCAGAACGCTCAATCAGCAAGGCCAGGTCGTGCAGAACATGACGGCCAAACTGATCGTCGCACGTCGCCCCGCGTAACGCCGGGCACCTGACCCCTTTGCAAGGATACGCAATCATGATCATCGACCCCTCCACTCAGGACGCCGCCGCGAACTACAAGCTGCTGATCGGCTCGATCCTGCCGCGCGCCATCGCGTGGGTCAGCACGCTTTCCACGGACGGCGTCGCCAACCTCGCGCCCATTTCGTTCTTCACCGCCGTGGGCCGCAAGCCGCCGATGATTTCCATTTCGATGCAACCGCGCTCGGATGGCGTGACGTTGAAGGACACGTTCGTCAACATCCGCGACACCGGCGAGTTCGTCGTCAATATCGCCAATCTCGAACTTGCCGATGCTATGCATCGCAGTGCTTATGAATTTCCCGCCGACGTCGACGAGTTCGATGCACTTGGCCTCGAGAAGGCCGATTCGCTGACGGTGCGCCCGCCCCGCGTGAAGGCCGCGCCGATCGCGCTCGAATGCAAGCTCGACCGGATTATCCCGATCAGCGATTACGACCACGTGATATTCGGCGAAGTGCTCCGTTTCCAGGTCCGCGACGACCTCTATCTCGAGCGTGGCCGCATCGACACAGCCGCGCTGCAGGCGGTCGGCCGCCTCGCTGCGGAATATACGGTGGTGCAGAGCGCGTTCACGACGCCGCTCGACCCGCAGGTGCTCGCGCGCCTGCAGAACAAGCGCATTGGCCGGCTCGACGACTTCGACGACAGCTACTCGCCCGTCGATGCCGCGAACTGGTCCGCATCGGGCGCAACGCGCTGATCCTCGAACCGCCAGCGAGAGAAACAAGCATGCACCCGACTCATTCGGCCCAGCCCGCGCTCGTCTTCATCCACGGGTTTCTCGACGGCGCCCGGATCTGGGAAGACGTCACACGTCACCTCGGCCATCGCGCGGCCGGCGCACTGTGCATCGATCTGCCCGGCATGGGCGCGCGCGCCGACGACCCTGGCCCGTTCAGCCTCGACCGCTTCGCGGCGGACGTCACGACGCAGGTTCGCGCACTCTCGCGACCGGTCGTGCTTGTCGGCCACAGCATGGGCGCGCAGATTGCCGAGTTGGTTGCGCAGAGACTGGACCGCCAGGTCCACGGCCTCGTGCTGTTGACACCGGTGCCGCTGGGCGGCGCGGGGCTGCCCGCAGAAGCCATGAGCGCATTCCATGCGATCGGCGGCAATCCGGCGGCGCAACGCCAGCTACGCCGCACGCTCTCCGTGCGCCTCGACGACGCGCGGCTCGAACGCCTCGGCCAGATCGGCGATCGCGTGGCCGCCGCGGCCGTCGGCACCTTCGCGGACCTCTGGAACGCGGGCCATCCATCCGGCGCCGAAGCTTCCCGATATCGCGGCCCGGTGCTCATCATCCGCGGCGACGGCGACCGCTTCGTCGACTTCGCCATGCTCTCCTCGGGCGTGACGCCGCGCTTCAAGGCACCGGCCATCGCGTCGATCGAGCGCGCCGGCCACTGGCCGCACGTCGAGCAGCCGGCCGCGATTGCGCACGTCGTCGAGTCGTTTCTCGCCGATCTCGAGCGCGCGCCCAACGCCGCGCACCCGCAGGACACGCCTGTGGCGGCGCAAGGATGGACCCGGGCCTTCGAGCAGAAGTCCGCGGACGCCTTCGCGGATTCGTTCGCATCGAACGTCGTGCTCGAAGCCAGCGTGCTCGCAAAGCCGGCGGTCGGCATCGAGCAGGTCAAGACCGTGATGACCACCGCCAGCACGATCTACGAGGCGCTCTCGTTCACACATGAGGCACACAACGGGCTGCGCGACTACCTCGAATGGGAAGTCCAGGCGTTCGGCGGCGAGCGCATGCGCGGCGTCACGGTACTCACGAAGAACGCGGCGGCCAAGATTGTCCACGTGTCGATCCATCATCGGCCGCTCGGCGGCGCGCTGAAATTCTCAGCCGAACTCGGCCGCCGTCTGCAAGGCAAAGTGGACGCCAGCTTCTTTTATCCCCGCGCATAAGCGGTATCCGAGCGGTATCCGCGCGCGCAATCATCCCGATTCCAGGAGAGTGAAATGGTGCAACGTAGCGATGTTGAATTCGAAGTGGACGGCGGCGTCAAACTGCGCGGCTGGCTCTTCACGCCGCCCGGCGAAGGACGGCGCCCCGCCATTACGATGGCGCACGGCTACGCCGGCGTGAAGCAGCACGGGCTCGAGCCATTCGCGCGCGCCTTTGCCGAAGCGGGCTTCGTCGTGCTGCTGCACGACCACCGCGGCTTCGGCGCGAGCGAGGGTACGCCGCGCCACGACATCGATCCGTGGCGTCAGATCGCGGACTGGCGGCGCGCGATCAGCTACCTCGAAAGCCTCGACGTCGTCGATCCGGCGCGCATCGGCCTCTGGGGTACGAGCTATGCGGGCGGCCACGCGATCGTGCTGGGCGCAACCGAGCGGCGCCTGCGCTGCGTCGTCGCCCAGGTGCCGACAATCAGCGGCTACGAACAGGGACTGCGCCGCATCGCGCCAGAGAATGTCGCGGCCATCGAGGAAGCGTTCGCCGACGACGACCGCGCGCAACTGCGCGGCGAGCCGCCGCGTCGCCAGGCGATCGTGAGTGCCGATCCTGCGGTCGCCGCGTCGTATCGCGCAAAGGACGCGATCGACTTCTATCTGCAGTCCTTGCCAGAAGGCGTTTGGGAAAACAACGTGACGGTGCGCTCGACGCGCGCCGCGCGCATGTACGAGCCGGGCCAGTGGATTGCGCGCGTTTCGCCTACGCCCTTGCTGATGGTGGTCGCCACACGCGACGCGATCACGTTGACGGACCTCGAACTGGCTGCCTACGAACGCGCGCTTCAGCCCAAGCGGCTCGTGACGATCGAAGGCGGACACTTCGATCCGTATCTGTCGCAGTTTCAGATTTCCAGCCATGCCGCGCTCGAGTGGTTCAAGCAGCACCTCGGCTAACCCACAACGCTCACGTTTCAAGGATCAACTCATGGCTCACCTGACTGTCACCTTCGACGGCGCGCTCGCGACGATCGTCATCGACCGCCCTCCGCAGAATCGCATCGACGACCCGATGATCGACGAACTGGATGCGGCCGTCACCGCAATCGAGAGCAGTGACGCACGCGCCGTGCTCGTGCGCAGCGTTGGCGAAAACTTCTCGTTCGGCGGCGACATCATGAACTGGCCCGAGGCGAACGTGCGCGAACTGCGCGCGCGCTTCGGGCGATACCTGTCCGTATTCAATCGCTTCGAGCACCTGCCGCTGCCGGTTATCGCCGCGGTGCAGGGTCTGTGCTTCGGCGGCGGCTTCGAACTCGCGCTGCGCGCGGACGTGATCTTCGCGGCCGAATCGGCGACCTTCGGCCATCCCGAGCAGACACTCGGCATCGTCACCGTGCTCGGCGGCATCTACCGGGTCGCGGAACGCGCGGGACGCGCGCGCGCTTCCGAATGGGCGTTGACCTCCGAGAAAGTGCCCGCCGCCACGATGGAGCGCTTCGGCATCGTGAACCGCGTGGTGGCCGACACGGCGCTGCTGGATGAAGCGACCCAGTTCGCACGCCAGCTCGCCAGCGGCCCCACGCGCGCCTATGCCGCGCACAAGGCGCTGCTGCGCGCCTGGGCCGTTGGCGGCGTCGCGGCCGCGGACGAAGCGATGCTCGACATTGCCATGCCGCTGTTCGAAACCGACGACGTGCAACGCGGCCTGCGCTCCGCCGTCGACGCGCTGAAGGCGGGCCGTCCACGCCCGGCAATGGACTTCAAGGGCATCTGAAAGCAGGGGGCGCGATTGTGCGGTCTAATGACGGCGTCCCTTCGCACGGAGACGCCTGTCATGGACCGCATCGCAGCGATGAACGCGTTCGTGCGCGTGGTCGAGGCCGGAACGTTTACGAAAGCGGCCGAGACGCTCGACATGCCGAACGCGTCGTTGACACGGCTTATCCAGAAGCTCGAGGAAGACCTCAAGGTGCGCCTGCTGCATCGCACCACGCGCTCGGTGACGGTCACGCCGGAAGGCGCGCTCTACTACGACCGCGTCGTGCGTCTGCTCGCCGACCTCGCGGACATCGAATCGTCGACGACCTTCGCCCGGACCAAACCGTCCGGCAAGATCCGTGTCGATGCCGCGACCGCGATCGGGACGCTGGTACTCGCGCCGGCGCTCGATGACTTTTACCGTACCTATCCCGACGTCCAGATCGAGCTTGCGGTGGGCAACGAGCGCGCCGACCTCATTGCCGAGGGCTTTCATTGTGCGATCCGCGCCGGAACGGTCGACGAACCGTTTCTCGTCGCGCGGCAGATCGGTGTGTTCGGCTTCACCACATGCGCGACTCCGGCGTTGCTCGACGCGCATGGCACGCCCGCTACGCCGGACCAGTTGAGCGACTTTCCGACCATCGGCATGATCCCGTCGGGCGCCGGCTATCCTGCATCGTTTCCGTTTTTGTACGACGAACGAAAGGAAGGTCTGCCGCTCACGCACCGGCTCATCGTCAACGATACGAATACCTATCTGGCCGCCGGCCTCGCGAGCCTCGGCATTATCCAGGCCCCCAGTTATTCGGTGCGCGACGCCATTGCCGCGGGAAAGCTCGTGCCGCTGCTCGAGAATTGGCCGCAGCCGACCTACCCCGTGCACGTGATCTATCCGCCCAATCGCTATCTGAGCGCGAAAGTCCGTGTATTCATCGATTGGCTCGTCGAGCTGTTCGAGCGCGACGCCTTTCTTCGGCGCCGGTGAGATGCGTGCGGCACGCTCGAAGAAAATAAATGCCGTGCGGCGCGACACACCGCACGGCGAACGCCAACTAGCCCTGTTTTTATTCCGGGGTCTGCAAGGACGGCGGTTGTTGTCCGGCGTAGGCCCAGGGATTGGCCTGCAGGATGGGGATGGGGCAGCCCTCGGCCTTCGCCGCGTTCACGAGCGCCTCCAGCTTTTCCTCCAACGCCAGGTCGTTGATGCGAGCCTCCGCGAGTTCCGCAATTCGACGCGCCACGGAAATAATCTGTGAATCGATCAAAGCGCACCTGCCAATGACCGATTGGATATTCGCCGGAGAAAATGTGTCCCTGACTCGCTTCATGAATTCCATATAGACCTGCTGTTCCCCTTCAGGGTTATTGGGAGGAATGGGTACGACATGCCCGCTTGCGGTAATGCCATAGCCGCCGCCATCCCCGCCATCGAACAGAATCGTGATCGGCCCCGCTTCGCCCTCGAATCGAATGATATTGACGGCGCCAAAGTTTTCGTATGAGATTTTCACGTTGCAATCTCCATGCTTGAACGGCGGACAACCGAGCCCCGCGCGCTGCTGTGTCCGATGGCAGCAGCGCGTTCCCGCTAGTGCGAATTAATAGTTTTTTCGCTGAATATGGGTGGTCTTCTCACGCTTCCCGTAGTTGGTCTCTCGCACTTCCCGTAGTTATTCGATATCCCCGTTTTTTTATCCAGGCACTATTCAGCCCATTTCCTGCCCCCCGGACATGGCCCCGAACCGGTCCAGCAAACACTTCAGCCGACGCTCCTGAACGTACAGAATGCCGGGTGTGGACCGGAGTTCGAGCACGCGAGCGTGCCAGTAGCTGGCACCGAAAATCTCCATCGCTTTATCTGCGCCAATGGCGCTTTCGAGGTGTGCAATTGCGGTGTCGAGATTGTGGACGGTGTAGGGACTGTGAGGCCGCCGTTCCGTCTCTGTCTTTGTCTGAATCGCTTTGTCGCGCCCTGCCCGCCGGCCCCCCATCTGGCTTTCGCGTTCCTGCGCAAGCAGGGATTGCAGGCGCCGTTCATCCAGTGCGTCGTATTCGATGGAATCGTCTTGCATCGCACGATCTCCTCGTCAGCCAGGCTATTCAATCGGCCTATGCGTTGATCGCTCACCAATTGCCATCGAGCCCATCGCGTCGCTCGCTGATGATGACGGTCTGGCCACGATTGTCGTGATTAACAAGGGTCACATCCGTACCCGCGTGGTGCGCCGCTGCGGCCCCGCGCCGGTGGCGCGCAATGGACTCCAGCAGACTCAACGTGATGCAGAAGCTCCGGTCGATCTGTTCCGTCCAGCACTTCTGGTCGTAGGCGGACAAGGCCTGGATGAAAACGTCGTAGATCGGGTCCGGGAATTTCACGCCGCTCGACTCGATGCGCACCATCAGCGCCCTTGCCCGAAGCAGTTCCGCGAGAATCGTGGCGTCCGGCTGCGTCGCCGGTTCCGGCTCCGCCTCCGGCTTGCTCGGGCGCGCGCGGGTTTCGTCATCCGACGCGAAGCGGAAAATATTCAGGAGGCTTTTGAAGTCGGCATGCGGCGTTTGCATCGTGGTGTCCCCAGTCGTCTGAACTACACGTCCGAACTGCATTGACGCCATCGTGCTCGTTCCGGGTCGCTGGCAAAACCGGCCACAGCGGGGGAAAAACGCCTCCAGAAGGTGGCCCTGGAAGGGTCCCCCGCAATGGGGGGATCGCAACCTGATGAATTGCGGGTACAGTGGTCGCGACTAGAGAGGCGCCCGATGGACAACCTGTATTTCCGCCACGTACTGCTCGTAGAAGATGAAGGCCTGACGCGTATCGCGATGAAGAGCCTGATTCTGACCTCGGAGCCGACGCTCGATATCGACGAGGCCGGCTCGTACGACGCAGCCGTCGAGCGGCTGCAGAACAAGGCTTACGACCTCGTTTTTCTCGACTACCAGATCGGGAACAATCACACCGGGCTCGACCTGCTGCGCTGGCTGCAGGAAAACGAGCGGGCGGCGCATGTGGTGATGCTGTCCGCGCAGGACGACCGCGAAACGGTGCTGGACTGCATCAAGAATGGCGCTGGCGGCTTCATATCGAAGGCCAGCGAGGAAGGCGGCGCGGTGTTCCGGGAAGCCCTGCAAACGATCCTGAACGGACGCGTTTATCTGCCCAACAGCGTGCTCGGCAAAGGCGGCCACACCCCGCAGTCACCGGGCCCGAGCAAGGGCGTGCCGATCGACTCGCTGAATCTGCCGCCGCGGCTCGCGCAAACCTTGGGCTTTCTTTTGCAGGGCATGTCGAACAAGGCCATCGCGCGCAAGATGAATATCTCGGAGAACACCGCGAAGGAATACATCAGCGATCTGCTGAGCCGCTTCAACGTATCGCGGCGCACGTTCCTGATCGTCGAAATGGCCCGCCGCGGCATTGAGATTCCCACCGTCGCGCACGCCGCTGCGGCCTAACTCGCCCGGCTCGATGCCTCCGTCAATTCGAGCATGCGCGCAATCAGCAGATCGGGAGACAACGGCTTGCTGAGGACGCAGCGCTCCGGCAACACCCCCTGGGCGCTGGCCACGGCTTCGCCCGTCACCACGAGGCACGGCACAGGCCGCGCAACGTGCTCGCCAAGCAGACGAATGACGTCCTGCGCGGTCGACATCTCCGGCAAGCGGTAGTCGCTAATCACCAGGTCCGGCACGCGCTCGATCGACCGCAACAGCTCGTCGAGTTCGGCTGCGGAGCGAACCGAATCGGACAGCACGCCCCAACGCGCAAACAGCGCTTCCATCGACGCGCGCACGAGGCTGTCGTCTTCCACCAGCAACACGTAGAGGCCGCGCAGCGACGACGGTGACGGCGACGCTGCCGTATCGGCGGGCGGCAGCGCGGCATCCGCGAGGGCAAATGGATCCGCCACCGGCAAGCGCACCGAGAAACGCGATCCGTGCCCCTCGATCGACTTCAGTTCGAGACGGTGCCCCACGAGCAGGGACACCACCGCATTCACAATCGACAAACCCAGACCAAGCCCTTTCTCGCGGTCGCGCTCCGGGTTGCCGAGCTGCACGAACGGCTGGAAGATCGCGTCCCAATGTTCCGGCGCAATGCCAATGCCGTTGTCGAGCACGTCGAGCCGAACATAGTTAGGCATGCGTACCAACCCCACGAGCACCGTGGAGCGCGCTCCTTTCGCCGGATCCGAATATTTGATGCCGTTCGCGATAAGGTTGCTCAATACGCGGGGAATCCAGTCGGCGTCGGTGCGCACCCATGCCGGTCTTTGCAGCGCCCTGGCGTAGCGCAGCGTCACGCCGCGGCTGGCCGCGAACGACCCGAGCTGCTCGACCGTCTCCTCGGTCACGCGGCTCAGGTCGACGCTCGAATAGACCGGGTCGACGTGCCCCGATTCGAGCTTCGACAGATCGAGCACCGCGTTGAACAGACGCGCAGACAATACGGAAGCCTTGCGCGCCTCGCCGATCAACTTGCCCGATGCTTCGATGTCGCGCGCATCCAGCGCTTCGTCGGCCGCGGCAAGAAACAGGTTGAGCGCGTGCATAGGCTGGCGCAGGTCATGCGCGGCTGCCGCCATAAAGCGCGATTTCGCCCGGTTCGCCTGCTCGGCGGCTTCACGCTGCTGCTCGCGCAACGCGATCAGGGCTTCCGATTTGGTCTGCTGGTCGCGTCGCGCGCGTTCGAGATCCTGGTGCTTTTGCGCGAGTTCGGCATTGGCGCTTTGCAGCGCGTCGTTGCTATGGGCAAGGGCCTGGACGGCGATATAGCGGTCGCGTACATGCCGCTCCGCGTTCACGTTGACGCTATGTCCCAGAAGGGCGACGTTCAACAGGTAGAACATGCCCGCCGCGAAGTTATCTGGCTCGACCGCCTGAGTGAGCACTTGCGCCATTACGATCACTGCGATCACGCACACCGTGAGTATCAGTGTCGCCTTGGCCCGCAAGCGAAGAAAGCCGAACAGATAGAAAAGAATGAGATAAAAGCCGACGAAAAAATGGGTGAAATTAAACGGGCGTGGTGCGAGGACCGTTTGCATCAAGAGGCAGAAACACATGAACGCCAGCCCCGACAGCAGGATCCAGTGGGCAACCGTGTCCCGTTGAAAATCGAGTTTGAAAGCCAGCACGATGCCGACGGTCGCGCCGAGTGCACCCGCGCAACGGAACGCGAACACCTCGGGAAAGTATGGCCGGAACACCGCGCTTGTCTGCGCAAGACTGATTTCCCAAAAGCCGAAACACACCCAGATCAAGGTGCCAAGCACTAGCGCCGCGCGGCGGAAGTCGGCAAAACGGCGGCCGTAATCCTCCGTGAATTCCCGTTCGGCCTGCGGATCCGCGAACCGGGCTGGCCAGCAAAGCATGTCGACCAGCCATGCGCGAATCGCGCTGGGCGCATGCGATCGGTTGAGAAATGCCGAGTCCGTCGCCGATTGAAACCTGAATATGCTCATCGCATCTCGCCGGTATGCTCGCAAGGCTCGCGAAGCGGGAAGCACGCCTTGTGCTTAGGCGTGCCAATCCATTTTAGTCGGTCACTATCTCGCTCACTCGTAAAGTGTCACGTTGCAGTCGCGCCCTGCGAACCCGTTTTGATGCGAAATGAATTTGAGCAGGCAACCCGCGAATCCGGTCGCTCGTTCGTGATCAATCGACGGAAGCGGCGACACATTACGCCAAACATTCTCAAACATGTAACACAGCACGACTGGTTGCGAGGCGGGGTGCTCATTTACGCGGCGCAGCGGCTGGTCTGCACTCTCGATCCACGCATTAATCTATTTCGTGTTCTGGGCACGGCATTCCTCATACATTTTCAGGCCAACAACCGTAATTCCCTGATTAAGCGGTGAAAATTGGCCTATGCGAGCTCGAATCCGTTACCTGAAGATGGCCTCGTTATCGTCAATAAACTTTCAATTTCCTTTTTATTTAACGAAATCGAAACGGTGTTTTATCGCCATAAATGCGATTGTGTCATGGTTACCCCTTACCATCTGTCGCGACGTTTTCACGCAACCTGGCCTGGAGAACAGTATGGATCTGGCAAGAATCCGTCGCGATGCTTTCGCGATGCCCATGCACAACCCCGCGTATCCGCGGCCGCCGTTTCGCTTCGTCAATCGCGAATATTTCATCATTACCTACGAGACCGATCCTGATGCGCTGCGCGCCATCGTGCCGGAGCCGTTGAAGCCGGAAAACAATCTCGTCCACTACGAATTCATCCGCATGCCCGACTCATCGGGTTTCGGCGACTACACCGAAAGCGGCCAGGTGATCTCCGTGCGCGATCCGCAAGGCCGTCTCGCGAATTACACGCATTCGATGTATCTCGACGACGAAGGCCCGATTGCCGGCGGACGTGAGATCTGGGGCTTCCCGAAGAAACTCGCGCGCCCCGTGCTCGCGGTCGACGGCAACGACACGCTGCTCGGCACGCTCGATTACGGCACGCAGCGCATCGCGACCGGCACGATGGGCTACAAGCATCACGTGCTCAACAATGAAGACGAGCGCCGCAAACTCGCCGACACGCCCAACTACCTTCTCAAGATCATTCCGCACGTGGACGGTACGGCGCGCATCTGCGAACTCGTGCGCTTTTATCTGCGCGACGTGACCGTGCGTGGCGCATGGAGCGGGCCGGCCGCCATCGAATTGCATCCGCACGCGCTCGCCCCCGTCGCCGATCTGCCCGTGCGGCGCGTGGTCGGCGCCCGTCACGTCATTGCGGACCTCACGCTCGACATCGGCGAAGTCGCCTTCGACTATCTCGCCGACGC
This genomic window from Paraburkholderia acidiphila contains:
- a CDS encoding SDR family oxidoreductase — encoded protein: MNLSGNTVLITGGTSGIGRALAEALHRRGNKVIVAGRRKSLLDEIARLNPGIDTVELDIGSATQIREVAARLIERYPSLNVVINNAGIMPFDDAGGALDDEQAVRLVETNLLGPVRVSAAFVDHLKRQSEAYIVNNSSVLAYVPLAATALYSATKAAIHSYTLSQRFALRDTSVKVLEIAPPWVDTDLVHKSGDPRAMPLDAFIAETLKLLETATTEVVVDAAKPMRDNAGPNEHAFVEQFNQFVVDNPIPVA
- a CDS encoding nuclear transport factor 2 family protein, translated to MTTAIEEKNTAFVLDALDTLFNKKDYEKAAQFWSDAYVQHSRHVPAGRDGLFGLVRSLSDIRFEYDMVIAKDDFVWVHSRYTSSATPAAMIALDILRIEDGKLVEHWDVLQDEPTRSESAGGYPMFGNTFPDEQ
- a CDS encoding D-2-hydroxyacid dehydrogenase family protein, with the protein product MSSPSPVRIAILDDYQNAALEMADWSPLKGRAEITVFNDHVAQPDQVVERFKPFDVLCVMRERTPLTREIIERLPNLKLIASTGPGNASIDMDAAAERDIKVADTGYWSTHTIEFTWAMILAMARNLTVENRSVREGGWQTRLGTELSGKTLGLLGLGRVGSAVGVIGQAFRMNVIAWSQNLSAERAESKGVQRVDKETLFSSSDFLSIHVRLSERTRGLVGVAELAKMKPTSRIVNTSRGPIVDVAALLAAVKNGKIAGAALDVYDTEPLAPDDPLRSTDNVLVTPHIGYVTREMYQTFYGDTVRNIVEWLDQA
- a CDS encoding MaoC family dehydratase, translating into MRQETLYFDDLKVGDTFTTGTHEVGAADIRRFAAEFDPQPFHLDDEAARKTMFGSLAASGWHTAAMTMRLLVDDGPKLANGVLGAGCEIEWKMPTRPGDVLHVESEVMERIPSRSRTDLGTLVLRSRTLNQQGQVVQNMTAKLIVARRPA
- a CDS encoding flavin reductase family protein — protein: MIIDPSTQDAAANYKLLIGSILPRAIAWVSTLSTDGVANLAPISFFTAVGRKPPMISISMQPRSDGVTLKDTFVNIRDTGEFVVNIANLELADAMHRSAYEFPADVDEFDALGLEKADSLTVRPPRVKAAPIALECKLDRIIPISDYDHVIFGEVLRFQVRDDLYLERGRIDTAALQAVGRLAAEYTVVQSAFTTPLDPQVLARLQNKRIGRLDDFDDSYSPVDAANWSASGATR
- a CDS encoding alpha/beta fold hydrolase; translated protein: MHPTHSAQPALVFIHGFLDGARIWEDVTRHLGHRAAGALCIDLPGMGARADDPGPFSLDRFAADVTTQVRALSRPVVLVGHSMGAQIAELVAQRLDRQVHGLVLLTPVPLGGAGLPAEAMSAFHAIGGNPAAQRQLRRTLSVRLDDARLERLGQIGDRVAAAAVGTFADLWNAGHPSGAEASRYRGPVLIIRGDGDRFVDFAMLSSGVTPRFKAPAIASIERAGHWPHVEQPAAIAHVVESFLADLERAPNAAHPQDTPVAAQGWTRAFEQKSADAFADSFASNVVLEASVLAKPAVGIEQVKTVMTTASTIYEALSFTHEAHNGLRDYLEWEVQAFGGERMRGVTVLTKNAAAKIVHVSIHHRPLGGALKFSAELGRRLQGKVDASFFYPRA
- a CDS encoding alpha/beta hydrolase, which encodes MVQRSDVEFEVDGGVKLRGWLFTPPGEGRRPAITMAHGYAGVKQHGLEPFARAFAEAGFVVLLHDHRGFGASEGTPRHDIDPWRQIADWRRAISYLESLDVVDPARIGLWGTSYAGGHAIVLGATERRLRCVVAQVPTISGYEQGLRRIAPENVAAIEEAFADDDRAQLRGEPPRRQAIVSADPAVAASYRAKDAIDFYLQSLPEGVWENNVTVRSTRAARMYEPGQWIARVSPTPLLMVVATRDAITLTDLELAAYERALQPKRLVTIEGGHFDPYLSQFQISSHAALEWFKQHLG